From a region of the Daphnia magna isolate NIES linkage group LG1, ASM2063170v1.1, whole genome shotgun sequence genome:
- the LOC116936510 gene encoding ribosome biogenesis protein BMS1 homolog — protein sequence MEDAVEDKKKAHRERRAGRKADKKKAKDPHVQEMDARQRNPKAFAIQSVAKAQKRFHRAQDLETKKQHIPLVDRTPLEPPPIIVAIVGPPKVGKTTLLQALIKNFTRQNVTSIQGPITLVTGKKRRVTFMECNNDINSMIDIAKVADLVLLLTDASFGFEMEIFEFLNICQVHGFPRVMGVLTHLDMFKNNKQLKKTKKVLKHRFWTEVYQGAKLFYLSGQLHGTYPKHEVKNLGRFISVMKFRPLLWRTTHPYVMVDRLEDMTPPNRLHENPKCNRDVCLYGFVRGVHLRNHCPVHIPGCGDFRLKDVSFLPDPCPLPDKMKKRSLVEKEKLIYAPMSGVGGIIYDKDSIYIELGGSHSHTKQEDPTNPKSEMISSLMKLQRTLDAQMSESRVEGPTLAQADDDEDEEPYSDQEDEAGGKPREEIVHDEVSGRTRRKAVFNDNLEEELGDDDDEEDEEERLDDEDCEEEFEEIKLRSINPKDREEKLVYEGSEEEDELPAVNPNAISTEKLSATAKLRKQLAEFLDEDESEDESDGDDEMQTIIEEKVEGVDGQFRRGAVIYDLNDAVEETAEPARKKPKTGKKKPIDKDMEVHMKIKSTLEALKKPNLVNKKPQEPMEMEDEEEESENDDIDLKWKDNLAQKASEAFYQRQTGKGNLRKLVYGPDITEEKNSDESDADDGDDDRLGGLFKIASDKRRHTQNTISTKDNVDSSFFRVDKLQDWSKPDVLDSIRDCFVTGKWKEDEDAEELLAMDDLDDMNSEGDFEDLETGQVSQAGKKDGAEKKDESPEEERQRLIEKKRKLKEQFNSEYDEGGSKKTKTYYDDLKEEMDQQANLNKSEFDGMDDETRIQYEGFRPGMYVRMEIEDVPCELLTNFNPIYPLIVGALLPGEENIGFVQARLKKHRWQRRILKTRDPLILSLGWRRFQTIPLYSIHDHNGRHRQLKYTPEHMHCTASFWGPLTPQGTGLLAVQSVSQVQAGFRISATGTILDLDKSTQIVKKLKLVGTPFQIYRKTAFIEGMFSSTLEVAKFEGASIRTVSGIRGQIKKAIRSPEGAFRATFEDKIKLSDIVFVRTWFRVDVPEFYTPVTSLLLPPDAKNTWLGMKTLGQIKRERNIKNEANADSMYTPIERKGRVFQPLVIPRALQSALPYINRPKVKKADHTPGSIEAVRAQRPAVVLEPREQKVAKLMAMLKTRYEDRTDRLHVEAVERLAAHRAVVQAEAQRKMKKQKEARQSVSRLLSRAEIIKEAKARKRGGSGGGEDSGRGGRGRGRGRGRGGRR from the exons ACCACTCTGCTGCAGGCCCTAATAAAGAATTTTACTCGACAAAATGTCACGTCCATCCAGGGACCCATCACCCTCGTTACGG GGAAGAAACGACGGGTGACTTTTATGGAATGTAATAACGACATCAACTCGATGATTGATATTGCCAAAGTGGCTGACCTTGTGTTGCTTCTGACTGATGCATCGTTCGGCtttgaaatggaaattttCGAATTTCTAAACATCTGTCAG GTGCATGGATTTCCCCGAGTCATGGGCGTTCTGACTCATCTGGACAtgttcaaaaataataaacagctcaaaaagacaaagaaggTGTTGAAACATCGATTTTGGACTGAAGTTTACCAAGGAGCGAAATTGTTTTACCTTTCCGGTCAACTCCATGGAACTTATCCGAAACACGAGGTCAAGAATCTTGGCCGGTTCATTTCGGTCATGAAGTTCCGCCCTCTTTTGTGGAGAACGACTCATCCCTACGTTATGGTTGACCGTTTAGAAGACATGACGCCACCTAATCGGCTACACGAGAATCCCAAGTGCAACCGGGACGTCTGCCTTTACGGCTTTGTCCGTGGGGTACACTTGAGAAACCATTGCCCGGTTCACATCCCAGGCTGTGGTGATTTCCGTCTGAAAGACGTGTCGTTTCTACCCGATCCATGCCCGCTACCcgacaaaatgaaaaaacgtTCTCTAGTCGAGAAAGAAAAGCTAATCTATGCCCCCATGTCGGGTGTAGGTGGCATTATCTACGACAAGGACTCAATCTATATTGAGCTGGGGGGTAGTCACTCACACACCAAGCAGGAAGATCCTACAAATCCTAAATCAGAAATGATTTCATCGCTGATGAAGTTGCAAAGGACTTTAGATGCCCAAATGTCTGAATCGAGGGTGGAAGGACCCACTCTAGCTCAGGCAGATGATGACGAGGACGAGGAACCGTATTCCGATCAGGA GGACGAGGCGGGCGGTAAACCGCGCGAGGAAATCGTTCATGACGAAGTGTCTGGGCGGACCAGAAGAAAAGCCGTTTTTAATGACAATCTCGAAGAAGAACTAGGTGACGATGATGACgaggaagatgaagaagaacgGCTGGACGATGAAGATTGTGAAGAAGAATTCGAAGAAATCAAACTGCGTTCCATCAATCCCAAA GATCGAGAAGAGAAACTGGTTTATGAAGGGTCTGAAGAGGAAGACGAACTCCCCGCTGTTAATCCGAATGCGATTTCTACCGAAAAATTGAGTGCTACAGCGAAACTGCGCAAACAGCTTGCCGAATTTCTCGACGAGGATGAGAGTGAAGACGAAAGTGATGGGGACGATGAAATGCAAACCATCATTGAAGAAAAAGTGGAAGGAGTGGATGGTCAGTTCCGTCGAGGTGCCGTCATTTACGATCTAAACGACGCGGTTGAAGAAACCGCAGAACCCGCGCGGAAGAAACCTAAAACTGGCAAAAAGAAACCGATTGACAAAGACATGGAAGTCCACATGAAAATCAAGTCGACTCTTGAGGCCCTCAAGAAGCCGAATCTGGTCAACAAGAAACCACAAGAGCCAATGGAAATGGAGGACGAAGAGGAAGAGTCGGAAAATGATGATATCGACTTGAAATGGAAAGACAATCTGGCACAAAAAGCTTCTGAAGCGTTTTATCAAAGACAAACTGGCAAAGGAAATTTGCGGAAGTTAGTTTACGGTCCAGATATCacagaagagaaaaatagCGATGAGTCGGACGCCGATGATGGAGATGATGATCGTCTAGGTGGATTGTTCAAAATTGCGTCAGACAAGCGGCGTCACACCCAAAACACTATAAGCACCAAGGATAACGTAGACAGCTCATTCTTCCGTGTTGACAAACTGCAGGATTGGTCGAAGCCGGATGTACTTGATAGTATCCGCGATTGCTTCGTCACGGGCAAGTGGAAAGAGGATGAAGACGCCGAAGAACTGTTGGCCATGGACGATCTTGACGATATGAATTCTGAAGGTGATTTCGAAGACCTAGAAACCGGACAAGTCTCTCAAGCTGGCAAGAAAGACGGTGCTGAGAAGAAAGATGAATCGCCAGAAGAGGAGCGCCAAAGGTTAATCGAGAAGAAACGGAAACTCAAGGAGCAGTTCAATTCTGAATACGATGAAGGCGGttccaagaaaaccaaaacatATTATGATGACCTTAAAGAAGAGATGGATCAACAGGCCAACCTCAATAAAAGCGAATTTGATGGTATGGATGACGAAACTCGCATCCAATACGAAGGTTTCCGACCAGGAATGTACGTCCGCATGGAAATTGAAGATGTTCCTTGCGAGTTGCTGACGAATTTTAATCCAATCTACCCGTTGATCGTTGGAGCTTTATTGCCAGGCGAAGAAAACATTGGATTCGTGCAG GCTCGTCTGAAGAAACATAGATGGCAGCGTCGTATCTTGAAGACGCGAGATCCCTTGATCCTGTCCTTGGGCTGGCGCCGATTTCAAACCATACCCCTGTACTCTATACACGATCATAACGGACGTCACAGACAGCTTAAGTATACACCAGAGCATATGCACTGTACAGCTTCGTTTTGGGGACCGTTGACACCTCAAGGCACTGGTCTGTTGGCCGTTCAGTCCGTCTCCCAAGTTCAG GCTGGATTCAGGATATCAGCAACAGGCACCATTCTCGATTTGGACAAATCAACTCAGATTGTCAAGAAACTTAAATTGGTCGGTACGCCGTTCCAAATTTACCGCAAAACGGCTTTCATTGAAGGCATGTTCTCGTCGACCCTCGAAGTGGCCAAGTTCGAAGGGGCTTCCATCCGTACGGTCTCCGGCATTCGCGGTCAAATTAAAAAAGCCATTCGCAGTCCGGAAGGAGCGTTCCGTGCGACCTTTGAagataaaattaaattgaGCG ACATTGTCTTCGTGAGGACGTGGTTCCGGGTTGACGTTCCGGAATTTTATACACCCGTAACGTCTCTGCTCTTACCTCCCGACGCCAAGAATACCTGGTTAGGAATGAAGACATTAGGCCAAATTAAACGTGAACGAAACATCAAGAACgag GCCAATGCCGACAGCATGTACACGCCCATCGAGAGGAAGGGTCGCGTCTTCCAGCCACTGGTAATTCCACGAGCCCTTCAGAGTGCTCTACCTTACATCAATCGTCCCAAAGTGAAGAAGGCCGACCATACGCCGGGATCCATCGAAGCTGTTAGAGCCCAACGTCCTGCCGTGGTGTTGGAACCCCGAGAGCAGAAGGTGGCTAAACTAATGGCCATGCTCAAGACGCGCTATGAAGACAGAACAGATCGTCTCCACGTGGAAGCCGTGGAGAGACTGGCAGCTCACCGTGCTGTGGTCCAAGCCGAGGCACAAAGAAAA atgaagaaacagaagGAAGCGCGGCAGTCAGTCTCGCGATTATTGAGTCGAGCTGAAATTATCAAAGAAGCTAAAGCGCGAAAGAGAGGAGGCTCAGGCGGAGGGGAGGACAGTGGAAGGGGTGGAAGAGGTAGAGGGCGGGGCAGAGGTCGAGGAGGGAGAAGGTAG